The following nucleotide sequence is from Streptomyces xiamenensis.
CGCCGAGCAGATAGCCGTGCGCGCCGTGCACCTCCACGACCTCGAAGCCGGCCCTCAGCGCGCGCCGGGCCGTGTCGGCGAACTGGCCCGTGATCTCGTGGATCCGCGCGGTGCTCAGCTCGGTGGGCACCGGGTGGTGCTCGTCGAAGGCGAGCGGGGACGGGCCGACCGGCTGCCAGCCGCCCCGCTCCGGGCTCAGCGGCCGGCCGCCGAGCCAGGGCCGGTCGGTGCCGGCTTTCCGCCCGGCGTGGGCGATCTGGATCCCGGGGACGGATCCCCGCTCCTTGATGAACGCGGTCAGCGGGCGCAGCGCCGCCTCCTGCCGGTCGTTCCACAGCCCCAGGTCGGCCGGGCTGATGCGGCCCTGCGGGCTGACCCCGGTGGCCTCCAGCAGGACGAGCCCGGCGCCGCCGGCCGCCCGGGCGCCGTAGTGCACCAGGTGCCAGTCGCGCACGGCTCCGGTGTCGGGTCCGGAGTCCGGGGCGGAGTACTGGCACATCGGGGCCATCCAGACCCGGTTGGGCAGGGTCAGCGACCGCAGGGTGAAGGGCTCGAACAGGGGACTCACGGCAGGCTCCTCGCGGGGGCTCGGGCAGGGGGAAACGGTGGTACGGCAGCCATCGTAGTACGACGCTCATCAAAGTACGACGTCCCTCGTATGATGGACGCATGAACCCCTCCTCCCCCGCGCCCGTCACCGTCGCCGGCCGCACCCTGGACCACCCGGACCGCGAACGGATCCGCCTCGATCAGGTGCTCCAGGCGCTGGCCGACCCGCTGCGGCTGTCCGTGCTGCGCCGGCTCGCCGCCGCCGGTCCCGGCGCGGAGCTGTCCTGCTCGGACTTCGACCTGCCGGTGAGCAAGTCGACCAGCACCCATCACTTCCGGGTGCTGCGTGAGGCGGGGCTGATCGCGCAGACGTACCGGGGCACCGCGAAGATGAACGCCTTGCGCGGCGCCGACCTGGAGCAGCTGTTCCCCGGCCTGCTGGACGCCGTCCTGGCCGCGGCGGCGCGCGAACGCGCCCGTTAGCGCAGCGCCTCCATCCGGGCGATCTCCACCCGCTGCGATGCGCCGATCTCGGCGGCCAGCTCCAGTGCCGCCCCGTCGTTGCCCTGCGCGGAGACGTCCGCCGCCATGGTCACCGCACCCTCGTGGTGAGTGATCATCAGCTCCAGGAACAGCGCGTCGAACTCCGCGCCGCGCGCGGCGCGCAGCCGCTCCATGTCCGCCTCGCTCGCCATCCCCGGCATGTCCGCGCCGTGTTCCCCGTGCCCGTGCCGGGCCTCGTCCCCGGCCCCCTCGCCGGCGGCGTTGCGCAGCAGCCAGGCGCGCATGATCTCGATCTCCGGGCCCTGGGTCGCCGCGATCCGGCCGGCGATCCCGCGTACCGAGGCATGGTCGGCGAACTCCTCGGCCAGATCGGTCATCTCGATGGCCTGTTCGTGATGGTCGATCATCATGGTCATGAAGGCGTGATCGGCGGCGTTCGGGGCCGTGCCCTCCTCGGCCGCCTCGCGGGCCTCCTGCGGGGAGATGGTCCGCGCCTCCTCGCCCGGCCGGCCCGGCGCGATCACCGACGCCTCGTCGGCGCGCCCGGTGTCCCCGGCGGCCGCCTCGCCGCCGGTGCAGCCGGTGAGCGCCGCCGCGGCGAGCGCGGCGATCAGGGATACGGCCGTCGCGGCACCCGTGACAGAGCGGCGGGAGCGAAGAGTTGACACAGAGTCCTCCTGATGCGCGAGTGCATCATCAGCCAATACGGAAAGATGAATGATCTGTTTCCCATATTGATCTGTACATGCACGTCGGGATACTGATGACATCCGTGAACCGGTCAACCCCACGTAACACCGGAACGGATCCCGGGAGGATTCCAGTGACATCGTTGCACAGACCCCGCGTGCGACGCAGGCGGCTCGGAGTGACCATGGCGGCCCTCGCGGGCCTGCTGGCCACCTATGCCCTCAGCGGAACAGCCCTCGCCACCCCCGACGCGGGCGACGACGCCCCCGAGACGTCGCAGGAGATCACCGCCGACCAGTCCCCGCGCCTGGAATCGGCGGGCAGCACCGGCGAGATACCCGGCCTGGGCGAGATCGTCCACACCCCCAACGTCACCCACGTGGCCAACGTCCCCAAGAACGCCCTGCAGTCCACCAACTCGGACATCTCGTTCCAGGGCAACTACGCCTACGCCGGCAACTACAACGGCTTCGTCATCCACGACATCTCCCGCCCCAGCAAGCCGAAGATCGTCGCCGAAGTGCTGTGTCCCGGCGGCCAGGGCGACATCTCCGTCAGCGGCGACCTGCTCTTCCTGTCCGTCGACTCCTCGCGCAGCGACGACTCCTGCAACAGCGTCTCCCAGTCGGCGACCATCAAGGATTCCTGGGAAGGCATCCGGATCTTCGACATCAGCGACAAGCGCAACCCCAAGTACGTCTCCGCCGTGGAGACGTACTGCGGTTCGCACACCAACACGCTGGTGCCGGACGGCAAGAACGTCTACCTCTACATCTCCTCCTACTACCCCGACGCCTCCTTCCCCGACTGCCAGCCGCCGCACGACGGCATCTCCATCGTGAAGGTGCCCCGCAACGCCCCCGAGCGCGCCGAGGTCTCCAGCTTCGAAGTGCTCTTCCCCGACGGCGGCTTCCCCGGCAGCGACCGCGGCTCGGCCACCACGGGCTGCCACGACATCACCGTCTACCCGCGGCTGAAGATCGCCGCCGGCGCCTGCATGGGTGACGGCATCCTCATGGACATCTCCAAGCCCGCCAAGCCGCGCGTCATCGACCGGGTCCAGGACGCCGAGCGCTTCGCCTTCTGGCACTCCGCCACCTTCAGCCAGGACGGCAAGAAGGTCGTCTTCACCGACGAACTGGGCGGCGGCGGCGCGGCCACCTGCAACGCCCGCATCGGCGACGAGTACGGCGCCAACGGCATCTACCACATCACCGGCAAGGGCGACCGGCGGCGCCTGGAGTTCCAGAGCTACTTCAAGATCCCGCGCTACCAGTCCGACACCGAGAACTGCGTCGCCCACAACGGCTCGCTCATCCCGGTCCGGGGCCGCGACATCATGGTGCAGTCCTGGTACCAGGGCGGCGTGTCCATCTGGGAGTTCACCGACTCCGGCAACCCGCACGAGATCGGCTACTTCGACCGCGGGCCGCAGAGCAACGACACCCTGACCTTCGGCGGTTCCTGGTCCGCCTACTACTACAACGGCTACATCTACTCCAACGATCAGATGGGCCTGGACGTTCTGCGCATCGACGACCCGCGCACCAACGGCGCGCGCGGCGTCAAGCTCACCGAGCTCAACGCCCAGACCCAGCCCAGCTACTGGTGAGCACCGCTACGGGTGAGCACCCTCACCCGATGACATGAGCACCCCGCCGGGCGGTTCACCGCCCGGCGGGCATCCCAGCTCCCACTCCAGCCCGTACCGGGCGAACAGCTCCGCGCGCAGCCGGTGCCCCGGCATCGGCGCCCCCGGCAGCAGCACCGCCACCACCGCGCCCATCAGCAGCGCGCGCAGCATCCGGTAGTCCGTGTCCGGATCGGCGGCCCCGTAACGCACCATCGTCTCCCGCAGCAGCGCCGCCAGCCGCTGCTGCTCGGCGCACTGGACGAACCCCTCCTGCTGCAAGAGATGCGCCATGTGCGCCCGCATCAGCACCGGCCGCCGCGCCGCGAGGCCCAGGATCGCGTCGATCGCCCGCGCCAGCAGTTCCCGGCCGCCCGCCGCGTCCGCGCACGGCGCCGGCTCACGCTCCAGCGCGGCGGCGAGTGTCAGATGCATCCGCCGGTGCACGGCGCTCTGCAACAGCTGCCGTTTTCCCGGAAAGTAGTACGACACCAGACCCCGGGCCGCACCGGCCCGTTCGGCGATGTCGCCCAAGGTCGTGGCCTCGTAACCCCGCTCCCCGAACAGCTCGGCGGCCGCTTCGAGCAGCCGCTCGCGCGAGCGCCGCCGCAATTCTTCATTGACCGATGCGCGGCGAGGGGACATGCTGGACTCCCGTTGACTGGCTAACAGCCAATATACTCAGCGAGGACGCCGGACATCCGCCCCGGGGGCGGAGCCCTGTCCGGCAAGGACCGGTGGTATCGGGCGGCGCGGGGGACCGCCCGATACCGCCACCACAGCGTCAGCCCACCAGCTCCAGCACCGGCAGCAGACCGTCGGGGCGCTCGGTCACCGGCAGGTGCTCCACCAGGTGCAGGGCACATCCGATCGCCGTCGCGCCCCCGTCCGCCCGCTGGTTGTCGCCCACCATCAGCGTGTTCCGCGGCAACAGCCCCAACTCCGCACAGGCGACCTCGAACAGCCGGGGATCCGGCTTCACCAGCCGGTGCTCGTAGGACAGCACCCAGGCGTCCACGTACCGGTCCAGACCGTGCTCACCCAGGACCGGACGCAGATCCCAGCCGATGTTGCTCACCACCGCCACCCGCACCCCGCGCTCCCGCAGCCCGGCCAGCACCGGTTCCGTGTCGGGGTAGGGGCGCCAGGCGTCCGGCTCCATGTGCCGCTCGTACAGCGCGTCGTACAGCCCGGGGCGCGGCAGCGGTACGCGCCGGGCCAGCCCCGTGTACAGCGCCCGGTGCCCGGCGGGATCGCGGTCCCGCTCGCGCCACAGCTCCGCCAGCTCCTCGGGCACCTCACGCGGTGCGCCGCCGCCGGGCAGCGCCCCCGCCTCCTCCAACTCCTGGGCGAGCCGCCGCGTCTCGCCGTCCGGCATGTCCACCCCGGTCCGCGCCAGGACGGTGCTCAGCCAGCGCTCCGCCGGTTCGATGCGCATGAGGGTCCCGGAAAAATCGAAAAGCACACCCTTGATCGCCATCCCCCGATCCTCCCCCACCCGCCGCGCCCTTCCTCCGCGCCGCACGGGTGCGGACCGCTGAGCGCGCACCCGGCAGCGGATCGCCCGGGACGATCCCGTACGGGGAGGCGGTGGTGAGGTGCGGTCGCGTCACCGGCCCGGGTTACCGGGCGCGCGCCGTCGGCTCGGGCGTGGCGGCCGCTCAGGCCGCGATGTGCCACGACGGGCCGGCTCCGTCGCGCCGGCGAAGCGTCCGGCCGGGACGTTCCAGCGAGTCGTGCGGTGTGTTCGGCCCCGGGGCTCAGCCGCCCAGCGCGCTCAGGCCGGGGGCGAAGGCCAGCAGCAGCGGCACGGCCGGAACCAGGGCGGCGATCGCCGTCAGCCGCAGGCGCCGGGCCGGAGTCAGCCGCCGGGACGGCGTCAGCAGGCGGTGGACGCGGTGCGGAAGCTGCGCGCGGTGGGCGGGGGAGGCGAAGACCCCGCGGTCCTCGTTCAGGCCGACCAGCGCCAGCGCGGTCGTCAGCCTCCCGAACCGCCGCGACGCGGCGTCGTCGGCCGCCAGCTCCACCAGCCGGTGCACCTGGTCCCGGAACCCCGCGAACACCGGCACCCGCGGAAAACCCTCGGCCAGCGCGTCCGCGCAGTGCACCAGCCAGTGATGGCGCGCCCGCGCGTGCCCGTCCTCGTGCGCCTGGACCGCGTCCAGCTGCCGCCCGGTCAGCCGCCGCAGCGCCGCCGTGGTGATCACCAGCCGCCGCTCCGCGCCGTCCGTCAGCAGCCAGGCGTCGGGCCGCTCGCTCTCCAGCACGATCAGCCGTTCCCCGGCATCGTTCCCCGTGCCGCTCTCACCCGGCAGCAGCGGCGCCCGCTCCCGCAGCCGCGCCCGTCGGGCCCGGCGCGCCGCGCGCGCCTGCCGTACCTGGAGGGTGAGCATCACCGCCGTCCAGATCCCGCCCGCCGCCAGCAGGACGGCCAGCACCGCCGCCCACAGCTGACCGTCCGGCTGCAGCGCGTACGCCTCGATCACCGGCGCCGGGGCCGGCGCGAAGACATGGCCGCGCACCCCGTGCCAGGCCGCCGCCCCGCTGAGAGCCATCGCCAGCACACAGCACAGCAGTACGGCCGCCACCACGCACTGCCACACCCACAGCGCGAGCACCGGTTCGCGGTCCGGCCAGGAAACCCTGGCCAGCACGCGCGGCGCCGTCGCCGCGGCGAGCCCACCCAGCACCAGCAACGCGAGCGCGATCACCATGCCCGTCAGCCTAGAGGCCGCCCCGCTCCCGCCCGGCGCCGGGGTGATCCGTCCCACACCGTCCTCACATGGACACCAGCATCACCAGCATCCCCAGCGACAACGCCAGCCGGCAGCCCGCCGCCACCTCCGGCGACCGTTCCGCCGGCTCCGCCCCGCCGCCGGCCACCGGTCCGGCGCCGGCAGCCACCGGCGCGGGCAGCACCGGCACCACCAGCGCACCCGTCCGCAGCGCGTACAGCGCGAAGTACGCCAGCAGCACCCCGGTGAGCACCGGCACGCCGCCCGCACCGTGTCCCGCCGGGCCGAGCATCGCCAGCCCCATGTACACCATGGCCAGCGCCTCCACGACGTGGTGGGCCCGGTGCGCGGGCCGCGCCCGCAGCAGGGCGGAGCAGCCCGCCAGCACGCCGAAGAACACCACGTACGCCTGCCCCGGCGCCGCCGCTCCGGCCCCCGGCACCGCCATGACCGCCATGCCGAGGCCCATGGCCCCCTCGACGCCCGCCGGCCGCCGCGCTCCCCGCCCAGGACCCGCCGCCGCCCGGTACAGGCAGTACAGTCCGGTGCTCCCGCACAGGGCCACCAACAGCCACCCCACCACCACCGGTCCCTCGTGCATCGCACCCCTCCCGATGTCCGCCCCCCGTTCCCTGCCCGCGCCGCCGCCGGGCTACGAGGGCGCACGGAAGCGCGGGGAGCGCGGGGGAGTGGGCGGTGGGCACGCGCGTACGATGGACCGCTGTGACAGCAGCAGCAGAACTGGTCTTCGCGACGGCGACCGAGGCCGATGTGCCCGCGCTCGTCGCCCTGGTGGAATCCGCCTACCGGGGCGAGTCCAGCCGCGCGGGCTGGACCACCGAGGCGGACCTGCTGGACGGACAGCGCACCGACCCCGAGGGCGTCCGGGACGCCATCGGCGACCCGGACGGCCTGGTGGTGACGGTCGCCCTGCCGAAGGACACCGGCGCCGCGCCCGCCCCGCTGCTGGCCTGCTGTCAGCTGCAGCACCGCCCGGACCCGCGGGGCCCGGGCGTCGCCTACTTCGGGATGTTCGCGGTCAGCCCCACGGCCCAGGGCGCCGGCATCGGCGCGGCCGTGCTGGCCCACGCCGAGCGGACGGCCCGTACCGTGTGGCAGGTGGAGCGGATGGAGATGCAGGTGATCACCGCCCGCACCGACCTCATCGCCTGGTACGAGCGCCGCGGCTACACCAGGACGGGGGAGCGCACCCCGTTCCCGTACGGTGACGAGCGCTTCGGCCTCCCGCGCCGCCCCGACCTCGAATTCGAACGGCTGGTCAAGCCGCTGGGCGGCTGAGTTCCGCCACGATCTCCGGCCGGTCGGTCACCACCCCGTCCAGGCCCAGTTCGCGCACCCGCGCCAGGTCATCGCCGGTGTTGACCGTCCAGCTGATCACCTCCAGGCCCAGCGCCCGGCACCGGTCCACCGCCTCCCGCGTCAGATGCGGCAGCTCCGCCGAGACCAGGTCCGCGCCCAGCTCCCGGGCCCGTTCCGCGGCGGTGTCCGTGGAGCGCCCGGTGACCAGGCCGATGGACTGCTCGGGCAGCAGGCCGCGGACGGTGCGCAGCGCCTCGTCGTGGAAGGAGATCACCCGCACCCGCCCGGCCAGCCCGCGGGCGGTGATGACGGCCGCCAGTGTCCTCGCCGCGGCCGGGTCCTTGATCTCGGCCTGCAGGGGCAGGGCGACCGCCTCGGTCACCTCCTCGAACAGGGGCACCCGCTCCCCGAGCCCGGCGTCCAGTTCGCGCAGCGCGTCGGCGGTGTGGTCGGCGACCGGCCCGGCGCCGTCGGTGGTGCGGTCCACGTCGGCGTCGTGCATCACCACCAGCGCGCCGTCCTTGCTCAGATGCAGATCCAGTTCGATGACGTCCACGCCCTCCCGCTCGGCACGGACGAAGGACCGCAGGGTGTTCTCCGGCTCCACGCCCATCAGCCCGCGGTGCCCGACGATCATGAGTGACATGGGGCCACCGTAGCGGCGCCCGGTGACGCCCCGCTGAACACCGCGCGTGGCTCCCGCAACACCCTCCAGGGCAGGAAAAGTTTCTGTCTAAACATGCTGCCACCGCATAATTTCCCGGATCTCGGCTTGATCGACAGACCTTCCCCGGATACCGTGCAAGTACGCGAGGATCTTTTGTGGAGGAGTGATCATGCCGGAAACCCTGGCCCCCACCACCGCCGAGGAGTATCCGCCGACCCCGGCGGCCCGCGTCGTGGACCACCCGGCCTGGCCCCGGCTCAAGCACGCCGTCGAAGCCGTACGCCCCGCCCAGTCGCCGGACGGCTCCATCGACTTCGACGCCGAGGGAGCCCCGCCCCGCGCCGCCGTCGAACGCGACATCGAGCGCGTCATCACCGAACTGCGGACTCTCTCACCCCTGTTGCCGCACGACGCCGCCTATCACCGGGCCCTGGAGAGCGACCTGCGCCGCTGGGCGGACGAGGGCTTCGGGGTCCCCGACTTCCTCGACTCGCTGCTCGCCTTCCGGCCCGCCGAGCACCGCGCCGACGGCCTCCAGCACCTCGTGCTGTTCCCCATGTACACCCAGAACGGCAACCCCGACCGCAACCTGGAAGCCGTCGTGGTGCGCGTCGTGTGGCCCGAGTGGCTCGCCGAACTGGAGCGCACCCGCTACGACAACCCGATGTTCCTCGGGATCACCTTCGAGGACTTCACCCCCGGCTACGACACCAACTCCGCCGTGCTGTTCCCGGAGACCATCGCGGTCCGCGAGGCCCCCGAGCGGTTCAGCTGGGGCGGCATCTTCTGCGACCGCGAGGCCGCCCGCTTCCGCAAGGTCGTCGCCGCCGCCGGCGAGGTCACCAGTCTCGCCCTCCCCGAGGACGCCCAGGGGCTGCTCACCGACCAGGAGCGCACCCAGCACACCTTCGTCCTGTGGGACATGATCCACGACCGCACCCACAGCCACGGCGACCTGCCGTTCGACCCCTTCATGATCAAACAGCGCCAGCCCTTCTGGATGTACGGCCTGGAGGAGCTGCGCTGCGACCTCACCGCCTTCCACGAGGCGGTCCGGCTGGAACGCGAGGGCCTGCCCCAGGCCCGCGACGTCCAGTACGCCATCCTGCTCGACCGGATCTTCCGCTTCCCCGTCACCGGCGCCCGCAACCGCAACTACGACGGCCTCGGCGGCCAGCTGCTGTTCGCCTACCTCCACCAGAACGGCGCGCTCCAGTGGACGGACAACCGGCTCAGCATCGACTGGGAGCACGCCCGCGCCCTGACCGTGCGGCTGCGCGAGGAGATCGAGACCCTGTACCGGCTGGGCATCGACCGCCCCAAGATCGTCCACTGGTTCAAGGCGTACGAGTTGGTCAGCGCCTACCTCTCCCCGCACCCCGGCTCGACCTGGGCCAAGGGTCCCGAGGCCCTGGACCTCAGCCAGCCCCCGCGCAAGCTCGTCGACGACGTCCTGCCGGACGAGTTCCCGCTCAGTCTGTTCTACGAGGCGCTGGCCAAGAAGCTCCGCAAGGTGATCGAATCCACCCGGGGCATCACGGCGGACACCACCGTCCGACAGGCGGCCTGACCGGGCGCCGGGCCATGATGGAAGAGCCCCGAGGAAGCGAGGGACGATGACCGACACCGACGCAGTGCCCACCACCGGCCCCCTGGACGGCGCGGTCGTCGCCGTCGCCGGGGCGGCGGGACCGGCCGGCGCCGCCACCCTGCTCAGCCTGGCCCGCGCCGGAGCCACCGTGGTGGCCGCCGACGCCGACCCCGAACGCCTGGCCGCCGCCGTGGACGCCGCCCGTTTCGCCCACGGCGGAGCCACCGTCACCGGTGACACCGTCGACCTCCTCCACCTGGACACCGCCCGCCAGTGGGCCGCCAGGACCGAGAAGGAGTACGGGCGGATCGACGGCCTCGTCCACCTCGTCGGCGGCTGGCGCGGCTCGGCCTCCTTCGCGGACACCGACCTCGCCGACTGGGACGTGCTGCACGACCTGCTGATCCGCACCGTGCAGCACACCTCCCTCGCCTTCGAGGGCCCCCTGGCCCGCAGCGGCAACGGCCGCTACGTCCTGGTCTCCGCCGCCGGCGCCACCCGCCCCACCGCGGGCAACGCCGCCTACGCCGCCGCCAAGGCCGCCGCGGAGGCATGGACCATGGCCCTGGCCGACAGCTTCCGCAAGGCGGGCACCGACGCCGGCGGCCCTCCGCCGTCCGCCGCCACCGTCCTGATCGTCAAGGCCCTGGTGCACGAGGCCCTGCGTGCCGAGCGCCCGGGAGCGAAATTCGCCGGCTTCACCGATGTCACCGACCTCGCCGAGGCCGTCACCGGTCTGTGGAGCAGGCCCACCGAGGAAGTGAACGGAACCCGCCAGTGGCTCACCCCCCAGCCGTGACCGACACCGACGCCCGCCGTCACCACGACCCAAGTGTGCGCGGCTTCGCCAGTGACAACTACGCCGGCACCCACCCCGAGATCCTCGCCGCCCTCGCGCTGGCCAACGGCGGGCACCAGGGCGCGTACGGCGACGACGACTACACCCGCCATCTCCAGGACGTGATGTGCCGCCACTTCGGCGCTCGTGCCGAGACCTTCCCGGTCTTCAACGGCACCGGCGCCAACGTCGTCGCGCTCCAGGCGCTCACGGACCGCTGGGGCGCCGTCATCAGCGCCGACACCGCGCACATCCACGTGGACGAGGGCGGCGCCCCCGAGCGGGTGGGCGGCATCAAGCTGCTCACCGTGCCCACCCCGGACGGCAAGCTCACCCCCGCCCTGATCGACCGCGAGGCGTACGGGTGGGACGACGAGCACCGGGCGATGCCCCAGGTCGTCTCGCTCGCCCAGAGCACCGAACTGGGCACCCTCTACACCCCCGACGAGCTGCGGGCCATCGCCGACCACGCGCACGAGCGCGGCATGACCGTCCACCTGGACGGGGCCCGGCTCGCCAACGCCGCAGCCGCCCTGGACCTGCCGCTGAGCGCCCTCACCACCGACGCCGGGATCGACGTCGTCTCCTTCGGCGGCACCAAGAACGGCCTGCTGTACGGGGAGGCCGTGGTCGTCCTCTCCCCGGGCTCGGTGCGCGCCATGCGGCACCTGCGCAAGCTGTCCCTCCAGCTCGCGTCCAAGATGCGGTTCGTGTCCGTCCAGTTCGAGGCGCTGCTGGCCGGTGACCTGTGGCTGCGCAGCGCCGGGCACGCCAACGCGATGGCCGCCCGGCTGGCGGCGGGGGTGGCGGACATCGAGGGTGTGGAGATCCTCCACCCGGTCCAGGCCAACGCAGTCTTCGCCCGGCTGCCCCGGGAGGCCGCCGAGCGGCTGCGCAAACGCCACCGGTTCTACTTCTGGGACGAGAACGCCGGCGATGTGCGCTGGATGTGCTCCTTCGACACCACGCGGGAGGACGTCGACGCCTTCCTGGCGGCCCTGCGCGAGGAAATGGCGCGCTGAGCGTCCGCGGCCCGCGCGTCACCGCCCGCCCGGACCGTGTGTCCGGGCGGGCGGACGCCGTGTCACGCCTGCCGCGGCTCCGGTGCCGTGCCGCCCAGGTGCGCCGGCAGCCACCAGGTGTCCTCAGGACCGCGCGGCCCCTCGGGGTACGCGGCCTGGGCCGCCTCCAGCAGCCCCTGCATCCGCTCGCGCAGCCGCTCGGTCAGCGCCACCGCCGACTCGGCCGGATCGGCGGTCATCGGCTCGCCGATCCGGATGGTGATCGGGTAGTGGCGGCGGCGCAGGTCCCGCTTGCGGCCCTTGGTCCACACCCGCTGGGTGCCCCACAGGGCGACCGGCAGCACCGGCACCTGGGCCTCCTGCGCCATCCGCACCGCGCCCGACTTGAACTTCTTCAGCGTGAACGAGGGCGAGATCGTCGCCTCGGGGAACACTCCGACGATCTCCCCGCCGCGCAGCGCCTCCAGCGCGTGCTGGAACGCGTGCTCGCCCTGCTTGCGGTCCACCGGTATGTGCTTCATGCCGCGCATCAGCGGTCCGGAGATCTTGTGCTTGAACACCGAGTCCTTCGCCATGAACCGCACCAGCCGCTTGGACGGCCTGGCCGCGAACCCGGCGAAGACGAAGTCCAGGTACCCGATGTGGTTACTGACCAGCACGGCACCACCGGACGTCGGCACATGCTCGCTGCCGGCGATGTCCAGACGCAGATCGAGCGCCTTGAACAGCGTCTTGGCGGCGGCGACGACCGGCGGATAGACAAGCTCTGCCATGCGGGACCCTTCATTCGTGCGGTCGTGGTGACCGCGCACAACCTACGCTGCCGTAACTTCCGGCATCCGCAGATAGTGCCCCGATTCCGGTGTGATTGGCTAGCCCGGGAAACCGACCGGGGCGGACGGAGAGTGACGATGACCGGGAGCGGGCG
It contains:
- a CDS encoding M56 family metallopeptidase; its protein translation is MVIALALLVLGGLAAATAPRVLARVSWPDREPVLALWVWQCVVAAVLLCCVLAMALSGAAAWHGVRGHVFAPAPAPVIEAYALQPDGQLWAAVLAVLLAAGGIWTAVMLTLQVRQARAARRARRARLRERAPLLPGESGTGNDAGERLIVLESERPDAWLLTDGAERRLVITTAALRRLTGRQLDAVQAHEDGHARARHHWLVHCADALAEGFPRVPVFAGFRDQVHRLVELAADDAASRRFGRLTTALALVGLNEDRGVFASPAHRAQLPHRVHRLLTPSRRLTPARRLRLTAIAALVPAVPLLLAFAPGLSALGG
- a CDS encoding LVIVD repeat-containing protein; this translates as MAALAGLLATYALSGTALATPDAGDDAPETSQEITADQSPRLESAGSTGEIPGLGEIVHTPNVTHVANVPKNALQSTNSDISFQGNYAYAGNYNGFVIHDISRPSKPKIVAEVLCPGGQGDISVSGDLLFLSVDSSRSDDSCNSVSQSATIKDSWEGIRIFDISDKRNPKYVSAVETYCGSHTNTLVPDGKNVYLYISSYYPDASFPDCQPPHDGISIVKVPRNAPERAEVSSFEVLFPDGGFPGSDRGSATTGCHDITVYPRLKIAAGACMGDGILMDISKPAKPRVIDRVQDAERFAFWHSATFSQDGKKVVFTDELGGGGAATCNARIGDEYGANGIYHITGKGDRRRLEFQSYFKIPRYQSDTENCVAHNGSLIPVRGRDIMVQSWYQGGVSIWEFTDSGNPHEIGYFDRGPQSNDTLTFGGSWSAYYYNGYIYSNDQMGLDVLRIDDPRTNGARGVKLTELNAQTQPSYW
- a CDS encoding DUF305 domain-containing protein; translation: MSTLRSRRSVTGAATAVSLIAALAAAALTGCTGGEAAAGDTGRADEASVIAPGRPGEEARTISPQEAREAAEEGTAPNAADHAFMTMMIDHHEQAIEMTDLAEEFADHASVRGIAGRIAATQGPEIEIMRAWLLRNAAGEGAGDEARHGHGEHGADMPGMASEADMERLRAARGAEFDALFLELMITHHEGAVTMAADVSAQGNDGAALELAAEIGASQRVEIARMEALR
- a CDS encoding TetR/AcrR family transcriptional regulator gives rise to the protein MSPRRASVNEELRRRSRERLLEAAAELFGERGYEATTLGDIAERAGAARGLVSYYFPGKRQLLQSAVHRRMHLTLAAALEREPAPCADAAGGRELLARAIDAILGLAARRPVLMRAHMAHLLQQEGFVQCAEQQRLAALLRETMVRYGAADPDTDYRMLRALLMGAVVAVLLPGAPMPGHRLRAELFARYGLEWELGCPPGGEPPGGVLMSSGEGAHP
- a CDS encoding DUF5134 domain-containing protein produces the protein MHEGPVVVGWLLVALCGSTGLYCLYRAAAGPGRGARRPAGVEGAMGLGMAVMAVPGAGAAAPGQAYVVFFGVLAGCSALLRARPAHRAHHVVEALAMVYMGLAMLGPAGHGAGGVPVLTGVLLAYFALYALRTGALVVPVLPAPVAAGAGPVAGGGAEPAERSPEVAAGCRLALSLGMLVMLVSM
- a CDS encoding glycerophosphodiester phosphodiesterase, with amino-acid sequence MSLMIVGHRGLMGVEPENTLRSFVRAEREGVDVIELDLHLSKDGALVVMHDADVDRTTDGAGPVADHTADALRELDAGLGERVPLFEEVTEAVALPLQAEIKDPAAARTLAAVITARGLAGRVRVISFHDEALRTVRGLLPEQSIGLVTGRSTDTAAERARELGADLVSAELPHLTREAVDRCRALGLEVISWTVNTGDDLARVRELGLDGVVTDRPEIVAELSRPAA
- a CDS encoding HAD family hydrolase, which gives rise to MAIKGVLFDFSGTLMRIEPAERWLSTVLARTGVDMPDGETRRLAQELEEAGALPGGGAPREVPEELAELWRERDRDPAGHRALYTGLARRVPLPRPGLYDALYERHMEPDAWRPYPDTEPVLAGLRERGVRVAVVSNIGWDLRPVLGEHGLDRYVDAWVLSYEHRLVKPDPRLFEVACAELGLLPRNTLMVGDNQRADGGATAIGCALHLVEHLPVTERPDGLLPVLELVG
- a CDS encoding ArsR/SmtB family transcription factor yields the protein MNPSSPAPVTVAGRTLDHPDRERIRLDQVLQALADPLRLSVLRRLAAAGPGAELSCSDFDLPVSKSTSTHHFRVLREAGLIAQTYRGTAKMNALRGADLEQLFPGLLDAVLAAAARERAR
- a CDS encoding GNAT family N-acetyltransferase — protein: MTAAAELVFATATEADVPALVALVESAYRGESSRAGWTTEADLLDGQRTDPEGVRDAIGDPDGLVVTVALPKDTGAAPAPLLACCQLQHRPDPRGPGVAYFGMFAVSPTAQGAGIGAAVLAHAERTARTVWQVERMEMQVITARTDLIAWYERRGYTRTGERTPFPYGDERFGLPRRPDLEFERLVKPLGG
- a CDS encoding NADH:flavin oxidoreductase/NADH oxidase; the encoded protein is MSPLFEPFTLRSLTLPNRVWMAPMCQYSAPDSGPDTGAVRDWHLVHYGARAAGGAGLVLLEATGVSPQGRISPADLGLWNDRQEAALRPLTAFIKERGSVPGIQIAHAGRKAGTDRPWLGGRPLSPERGGWQPVGPSPLAFDEHHPVPTELSTARIHEITGQFADTARRALRAGFEVVEVHGAHGYLLGEFLSPFSNHRTDAYGGDFAGRTRFALEVVDAVRAVWPQDLPVFFRISATDWLPEGGWEAEDTVRFATLLREHGVDLLDVSSGGNAPGVRIPTGPGYQVPFAARVKAETDLPVAAVGLITEPEQAEKILRNGEADAVLLGRELLRDPYWPHRAARDLGVSHHGVPPQYQRAV